In Zea mays cultivar B73 chromosome 7, Zm-B73-REFERENCE-NAM-5.0, whole genome shotgun sequence, the following proteins share a genomic window:
- the LOC103633289 gene encoding protein TIFY 10b-like yields MTASARPGERATNFAVACSLFSRFVRQNGAAPAQLGLGIKGEVEQQRTPATINLLPGVDGEETERRKETMELFPQSAGFGVKDPAAAPRCVLLLHIM; encoded by the exons ATGACGGCGTCCGCGAGGCCCGGGGAGAGGGCAACCAACTTCGCCGTCGCGTGCAGCCTCTTCAGTCGCTTCGTCCGCCAGAACGGCGCCGCGCCCGCCCAGCTAGGCCTCGGGATCAAAG GCGAGGTCGAGCAGCAAAGGACGCCGGCGACAATTAACTTGCTCCCCGGAGTGGACGGCGAGGAGACCGAGAGGAGGAAGGAGACCATGGAGCTTTTCCCGCAGAGCGCCGGGTTCGGTGTCAAGGATCCCGCTGCTGCCCCTAGGTGCGTACTGCTGCTTCACATCATGTAA